AACAGCAAAGTCCTGTCCTGGAGAACTCATTCAGGGTCAGCAGCACTTGGCCCCATCCTTAAATTAAAgtgcaaaatgaaataaaaataaagagcaGAACAAACATGGTTAATTAATAATGCGATTGGAGTGCCAGGGGTCGTTGAGAGTGGGCAAGATGGAGGTGCTGTGGTGATTGGCTCCCTGCTAGCCAATCGGGTGGCTTTGCACTGGCAGTGGGCGGGGAATGTGTGAGGGACCTCCATCCGGTATGAAGGTGTGAGGAGATGCGAACGGCATGAGTCACAGAGCTGCTGGGCAGggtgtatacgtgtgtgtgtgtgtgagagagagctcTCTGTTTCTGACGCAGAGCTGTTGAAAAGCCATCACAGAGGAGGGCGCCTCTCTGggtctaacccccccccccccccaccagcattATGATGGCAGGCACATCAGCCGGTGTGCCTCGCCGCACTCCCAGCCGTGCTCTGCCCCCCCAAGCCCAGCTCCTCTCCCCTGCGACGTGACCAGCCTGCCAATGGAGACAGCCAGAGGAGGAGGGCCCTAGCAGATTCCATTTTTCCTCCCTCTCATCCGGGGAAGGGGCGCAGAGGTCAGCAGATGAGCACCCCCTTAGTGGAGGGGGGAGCCAATCGCACCCAGCCTCACCCACGAGCGTGATACCAGTATGATTTCATCGCCTGCAACGCCGCCCCTGTTGCCATGGCACCTAGTAACCAGGCACAGATGTGGGAAGGCAGCACCCTACCTGCACCTGAACACCACTGGGGTGGGAGGTGTCTGTGGTCTGGCAGCAGGGATGCCGACAGTCTACCCTTTGTATGCACTTACCCTCTCACCCTGACCCTAATACCCATACACGCATGTGTCATGCTCACCCAGctctctgtcgccccctgcaggctggaGTGGGTGGAGATCATCGAGCCGCGCACGCGGGAGCGCATGTACGCCAACCTGCTGACGGGCGAGTGCGTGTGGGACCCGCCGCAGGGCGTGCGCATCAAGCGCTCCGGTGACGACCAGTGGTGGGAGCTGTTCGACCCAAATACGTCCAGGTTCTACTACTACAGCGCCGCGTCCCAGCGCACCGTGTGGCACCGGCCCCGCGACTGCGACATCATCCCACTTGCCAAGCTGCAGACTCTCAAGCAGACCGCCGACGGCGAGCCCAATGCCGCCTCTCCGCCACGGCAACAGCGCCAAGCTCCCCGCCGCCGACGCGCCTCTGCTGACAGTAGCCCTGGCCGGGGCAGTGCTGTCAGCACCTCCTCCTCGCTGGACCAGGAGCTGGCAGACAAGCAGAGCACCATCACCACTGCAGAGGGGGAACGGTAAGGAGCTgggggtaaggggggggggggcttggggggtgGAGATGTGGGCATGGCAGAAATCTGAAAGAGGGACAATCTGCTGGACCTTTGATCCCTGAATGACCCTGAATTCCTTCAGTAAAGAAACATTACTGAAGGTTGAAGGGGTCAAGCCCAGCTAGATGGGATGGCTACCTTAGTTCCACCCCACCCAACCCCCAAGCCCGTAACAGTGATGTGGGGTTTCCCAGCGTCCTCGAATGGAGTAGTCTGGAGAGGTGGGTGACGTCTGAAAGGGCCTGCATGCCAAATTGGGAGCACCAGAAATGCCCGGAATGTTCTGGACACCTCGCAGACTCATTGTCAGGAGCTCAGCAGGGGCATCCACTAACACAGTGGGGGGGGACTGAGGAATCTCCCATGATGCTTCTTGCTCTCCTTCCCCCAAACACGCTCTGTCATGCCAGcatttctctcctttctttttgcATTCCTGTGACATAATGCCGGCATTGCGCCACGACTCCCTCCCATCCACCTCTCCTTGctactgttttgtttaattgtcGCTTTGCCTGCGTCCATCACCATGGTTTCCATGCGTGCGTAGCGTGACCAGCCGTGCACAGGAAGCATACATTCCCTCTCCACTGCCAGCTTGTGTTTTTATACTTCACTTCCATTCAGCCTGGAGACAGAACACCAGGGGGCGATGATGAGTCACAGGATGGGTGGGCCCTCACAGCCAATACCACCTAACTACTGTTCACTAAATCCAATTAGCTTAGTGTCGTGAATATGGGCCAGGGCATCAGCCCGGGCAGCATTGGAGAGCCACGATTCTGGGGCAGCACAGGGTGCAGTGGTAGGAGGGCTTGTTCAGGGAGGCCTAAAAGCTCACATGTTAGTTGGAACCATTAAGAGATTGAACAATCGATTGGTCAATTGATTGGCCATCTCCTATTTCGGGCTCAGTCTGCGGTATCACCGATTTGCAGAGGAGAAGCCGCGGGAGGTTTAGGGTTTAAGGTTGTGACGAAAATGCCTTAGAGGTtggaagaaaatgaatgaacGAGTGTGCTGAAGGAGGAGAGTTCACAAGAGGTGCGGGGGTGTCAATGGGGCCAGGGAGCATGTAAACGACAGGCAAAGAAGTTGATGGGGAGGGAGAGGTGACCTTTTGCCCTTCCTGGTGAAGAAGCGCTTTGAGACCCGCACAGAGAGCCACCCTGAGCTTTCTGTTCCCATGGCGACATGCCAGTGGAGGTCAGCAGGGTCAGCGAGGCTCCTGACCAATGGAAATGTTGCTCCCAGTCTGCTTCCTGTTTTGGAGGGCTGGTCCCACTGCCGGCTACCTCGTTGGACCCACACTCCCCTATGGGTTTGGGGTGGCGGGGGGCATTAGAAGACGTGGGGTATTGTCCCATTGATTGGCGATGTCCCAGCACCACGTGGGGGGCAGTGGACCCATGAAACGGGCCCTTGTTTTCGTGCAAAGATGCGTGGGCGTCGGTCGACCTAATGAACAGCGAGCAGTCAGAGGCCGGCCTGCGGTGGGCAGCTGCAACTGTGACTCACCACCGGTCTGCGGCGCAGGGGCTTCTGGGAAAGGCTTCCCTTGCTGGCAGCGTTTATGAAAAGCAGCTCTTGTAAAGGCCTCCTGGCTCGTCGGCCACACAGGTAAACTGCATCGGGGAGCATGGAAGAACATCTACCAGGTCCTGGACAGAAATGTAGATTTTTTGGTTTCATCTAAGATGGGATTGGTCATCTCACTTGTGTCTCTGACACTGGGCTGGATCAGGTAGGACACATTGTCaatgatgaccccccccccccccccgtgattTCCTTTCCCAGCTTTCACCCCCATCCTCCCCAGTCACTTCCCTCTGTACCCACTACAAGAACCTTCAACTTTTTCCCTCAACTTTTTTGTCGCTTCAGTCCTATGGTTTGTCCAGTGTTGCTGTCCTCAGCACTTTATCTTATCCACCCCTGTCCTCTCTGACCACATGGTTCATTCCACATATCACTGTGATCTGTGCTTCTTAAAGTGTATTTTAATCCCTCCACCCGATTAACTCCCCTGTTGTCTCTTAAGTGTTTGGGACTTGTGGAGGTTCACTGGGAGGCGGGGAGGGGTTTTGCTGGTCCCGGGTAATTTCTCCTCGTCTCACCTGCTGATCTAGGTTGTAGTGTAAGGGGTTGGGTTTATGGGGAAGCTCAGCTGTTACTGAATCAGATGGTCAGGGAAAGGAGGGTCTCTTTGAAATAAGTGATTCGATTTCTTACCTGTGGGAAAACTGTTGTGTTATTATTAGTGAGGGCCAGATATTGTGTTAGGCTGTGCTTCATGTGGTCAGGGGCAGAGACTGTTAGATTGTGCATTGGGGAGTGAAGGACGGAGATTTTGTTAGACTGTGCTTCAGGTAGTCAGGGAAAGAGACTGTGTTAGAATGTGCTTCAGGTGGTCAGGGACAGAGAGGGTTTTAGACTGTGCTTCAGGGAATAGGGGAAAGAGCCTTGGTTATAATGTGCTTCAGATGGTCAGGGAGAGAGACTGTGTTAGACTGTGGTTCACACTTGTGCACAATGTCTTTTGTTTCTGTAGAATATGTAGATCTAAGTAAGTGGGTGAGACAGTCTAtcatcacacacatacacatacataaacTCATTgaaacacacatatatgcagACATTGAGTCTGTACAGCGTTACTTTAACATTGGGAGAGAGTCTGCTGCTTCAGGTCAGTATACGCTGCCACCTGGTGATCAGGAGGACCTTTAGAGGGACTTACAGacttgaacacacacacactttgctAACAAACACGCACATGCCCACTCTTTCCAGAAGTTTCTAGCAGAGCCAGGCGGTGGATATACGAGAAGATGACAGACTGCTTGATGAGAGACAAGAGTGAGTCAGAGGGAGAGGGCGATACAGTGATGCCGAGGGAGAGAATGTGTAAATTGATTTGGAGGTCAAATGTGTATGAATCATTGatgctggtgggggggcagttttCACTTTGctggggggtgttccactgGAGGCAGTCAGGAAGAAAGGCCAGCCAtggagaggtgtgtgtgtgtgtgtgtgtgtgtctttctccctctctctcagcCTGTCTTATCGAAAGAGAAAGTGTGCGCTATACTTCGTGCCTGTTTCTGTGTTTCTCatgggggggcggtggtgggggggaacTTGAGAAACGTTGAGAAAGTTCCGGAGCCAAAACCAGCATATAAATAAAGAgcttggaaaaaaattaaagatgGAATCTCCAAAGGCCCCTCCCTCTGAGATAAAGTCCCCGATGTTCAAATGCTCCGATCCCCCCTGAGCTCCGTTCCTCGGGTCTCCACCCTCAAAGTCTTCTCCCGCCTGAGGCACGCCGGCGTTTGGTCTAGCATCGCGCAAAGCAGCTCCATTCCCACCTGTTTCTCCGATATTACTTTGCCGAACTTTCATCACTGCTGTCGGCAAAATGCAAATCCAATAGGACCTTGACACTCCAGGACTGGGGTTGGCCACCAGTGTTTTAATGCTTCAAAATAGAAGTTTTGTGGCAGAGCTCTGCCCACCTCTTTACCCTTATTTTGGAACTCTCCGGAAAAGCCATGCTCATCCCATTCTGCTATCCCTGACCGGTTTCTgtgtccacccccccaccccaccttctCTTTTCCAGGACATCCCCATTCCGCTGGAATACTGGCACCAAGGAGCGAATGCTGATCAAGGTGACAGACCGCGACCCCAGCTTCCTGTCCCAGCAGGATGACGGCTTCATCCCATGCGAGGGGGGCGTGGGAGGCCCCtctggggggggtggcggcACCCTGTCCTGCTCCCGCCGCTCCTCGGGGAACCCTGACCCTGACAGCCCCCCCGTACTCTACCCCGACCGGCGCCAGTCTCCCTTCCTGAAGAGGGCGGACCTGCTGGGGTCACCATTGTCACGtggcgagggggggggcggcCCCTTCCGCCGACCCTCCGCTGACTCGCAGCCGCCCTCCCCCCGTTATGGCTATGAGCCACCTCTCTACGAAGAGCCGCCCCCGGAATGCCAGGCCCCACCCATTTACGAGGAGCCGCCCGCTGATATGCGCAGCGAAGCTCTCAAAGCCTCCCCAGCATCCCCAGCCCGCAAACCCCAACCATCCTCCTCCTTCTTCCACTCCCCCAAGCAGGCCCAGTCCCCCTACCAGCATCTGGTTCTGACCAGGCAGCGTGGCTCCGAGGCAGCGCCCACCCTGGAGTACAGCCCGGCAGGCAGGGAGTATGTCAAGCAACTGGTGTATGTGGAGCAGTCGAGCTGCAGCCCCCGCTTCCGCACGGTGGACCGGCCAGCCCGCTACCAGGCATCAGCAGGCTATGGTGCCCCTGGTGGCTCGCACACGCTACAGCACAGCCAGTCGCTGATCCGTGACCCGCGCTCACTTCCCGACCCCGAACCAGGTGAAGCGGCGAGAAGcggccaccagagggcactgTATGAGGACGCCGCATCCTGGGCATCCGTGCCGGGCCATGGCGGCTACTCGCCGGGCGGCCACCGCAAGCGCAAGACCCGCAAGCCCTCGCTCCCGCCAGAGGTGCTGGCGCACTGCGGGGAGGTCGTGGTGGGGGGGCCGGACTCACCCCGGGCGTTTGCAGCTGACGTGGCAGCGGCTCAGGCACGGTTAGCCTGGGAAGCGCAGCAGGTCCACCTGATGAAGCAGCGCAGCAGCTGGGATTCGGGGCAGCCTggtggcggcggcggcggcgacgGGTACGAGAGCGATGGCGCTGTGCCACTGCCCCTGCCTGGGCCTGTGGTGCGGGCCTTCAGTGAGGACGAGGCACTGGCCCAGCACGACGGACACCCCTGGAAACGTGGCGCCTTTGAGAAGCTGGGCTTCCCCCAGGCGTTGCTCGAGAAGAGCCTGTCCATGCAGACGAGCCTGGCCTCCCCCGAGCCCTTCCTGCACCCCTCGCAGGTGAGGAGGGGAGCCACTCGCTCTGAGATCCGGAGGATGAGGTCCGGAGGAATGAAGCTGCGGGGCTCGGGGAAAATAGCCAGACACCTGTGAGACTGGCAGttctacattttatttacttatttagtagACATATTTATCAAACGTTATACACATCTGAGAAAGCAAGGTCAGTCTCTGGAGTAATTTTGTGTAAAGGGCCTTGCTAAgggacccaatggtgaaatcactctgccgtcCCTGGGATTCACCTTCTAATAGCGGCCACTGCATCCTAACTCAATGAGTGAGAGCTGACAGGGATTTCGACCCCTAAGCCCTCTGCCTCCCACCAGGGGGACCTGAGCTTTCCGGTATCCACTTGCCTCTGGGAGGCGCCCTGCTGcctgcccccttgtggccagCCTAGGTATAACTGGCAGTGATGTTCCGATGGAATTACGCAGTTTATTTCAGAGTGTTTTCTGACTCTGATAGTGTCATCAAATTTTTAGGATGGGGGGAGCTAATGGAATCAGGTTGGGATGGGGGCGGGCATCCAGATTGCCAGGTCTCAAGGGTTATGACAGTTATGACAGGAGTTTGGTCTTTGTGCTTGAGGCAGTTGAGGCAGTTGAGGCAGACACACTGTTACAGGCTCAGTATGGAGGTCCATATATATCTTGGCATGATGTTGCCTCTGCTGGCTGCTGTGTGCACATTAGGCACATTAGTGTTCAGGCCATGTGAGTAGTGCACATATCCCAGTATGCACCTGGCCCAGGATGTAGTATTACGGGACGCGAGTTGAACAGAGCATACCACACCGCAGACAACAAGATgttgagtgcccccccccccccccccccgccccccatgctCACTCCACCACCCTCACTGTCACAGAATTAGCCTGGGGGGGAGGCTGTAATGGGAGGGGGGATGGGTGCAGAGGGTGAGTTGCTCTTAAAGAGGAGCATCACCTTAGTCACACCCTTCCTTTCTGGACCTCCAGgccagaagggggggggggggcagctgcagAGGGGGCACCAGCTTGGATCAAGCTTCAGATCCCACAAGAGGCAAAGAAACTCTTTGACCTGCTCTTTCCACTTTTACTCTCCTTAACCTGTAATGTCAGCAGAATATAGCACAGTTATTTACAGCAAGCAGCCATTCCCTTTAAAGTTATATCTCCAAAGAAGTCAGACCACAGTCTGCTACAGTCAGACCACTAAAGTCATGATGTTCCACTGCAGACGCAATCAGATATCGGTATTGCCCTCATCGCTCCTCCTTCAACCACAGGGGCATTCTGGGTAGCTGGGCAGGACCAGTGTGGAGACCCAAAGCAGCTCCTCcttccacacaaacacaatgtTCAGCATAAGTCCTTTTTAAGTACATATTATTCATcactacaaccccccccccccccccgtgtttaTTTCCCTCCTCTTCTCTTCTCCCTTTGATTTGTTGTCCTGTCTTAATGCCTCTCTCCATTGTCCTCCCtgtttggctcccccctaaacCACCCCAGTCGGAGGATCTGGGTGCGTGTGCCCAGTTTGATGCCCTCAGGAACACCCGCAACATGATGGGCAGTGCCAGTTGTGGGGTTTTCCCCGAGTTCAGCCTGCGCAAGCCATCCTCCGAAACCGACATTGAGAACTGGGCATCCAAGCACTTCAATAAGCACACGCAGGTATGAAATCacaccccctactggtcagatGAAAACACTTCAGGAACACATCAAGTTCAATAAAATTGAACTATATTaagttatatttgaaaatgtggctTGTGTTCTTCATTAGTGCCATAGCCATATTgtacgtatgtatgtatatatatatatatatatatatatatatatatatatatatatatattatttctttACAAATTCATTTACCTGGATGAATGACTGGTTGGACTCTCTCACCTTGCACCTCTTAGGATAAAAGTCTAGAGTCAACTACAGTTAAAATGagataaaactttatttatcctgAGGGAAATTGTTATGCCAAGGCGTCGCTCTCGCCACACTGAGATATACCAAGAATTAAGAACACAATGTAATACATGTGCaatacaaatggaaaatacAAAATGGTAAAATACAAATAGTAAAATGCAAGTATACAGAAAAAAGGATAAAATGATGAGCTATATGAGAGATGTAATCGAAAGGAGCTGCGGGCCACTCCCAGCCTCATATCTCTCTGACAGCTCCCCTCTCGCCCCCCAGGGTCTGTTCCGGCGTAAGGTCTCCATCGCCAATATGCTGGCGTGGAGCAGCGAGCCCATTAAGAAGCCCATGATCGTCACCTCAGACCGCACCGTGAAGAAGGAGGCCGTGGAGATCTTCAAGCTCATCCAGATGTATATGGGTGACCGGCGCACCAAGCTGGAACCTCTGAGTGTGGCGCTGGAGATCGTGGTGCGCGGCTGGAGCTGCCAGGGCCTCCGCGACGAGCTCTACATCCAGCTGTGCCGGCAGACCACGGAGAACTTCCGCTACGACAGCCTGGAGCGCGGCTGGGAGCTGATGGCCATCTGCCTGGCCTTCTTCCCACCTACGCCCAAATTCCACTCCTACCTGGAGGGATACATCTACCGGCACATGGACCCGCTTAATGACACCAAGGGTGAGACcaagggggtggggctgggggcgggTCCTAATGCCAAAGAAtttgattggtcaaggcaggAAGACCGGTTAGGGGCTGCAGTCGCTGTGTTTCTTGACCACACCCCCTCATCCTGATTGGAGGGGGTGACAAGAATGGATGAATGTGGGGGAGGGATTGGAGTCTAGGGGATAGAGGGATGAAGCTGTGGTTTGGCTGACTTCTTGTTGACCGCCGCAGTTGACCTTCACTGTTCAGAAATATGCCTTATTTTGGAGCTCTGAAAAAAGTAGGTAGAGGACCATCGATGCCCAATGGGAGGCcaggctcagtgtgtgtgtgtgtgtgtgtgcaagctgtggctttctgtgtgtctgtgtgtgtgtttttgtgtgtcatTTCTGCTGTCTTCGGTACCCTCTCCTTTCCTCTTGTCCACCAGGATGTTGGTTACAGTCTCTTTGCGCTGTGTGGTGACCCGTCAGTGCCGTGTTTCCTTGTGTCACTGCCGTGCGTGTCGTGTGCCAGTTCCGTGTCCATGCATCTGCGTGCCAGTGCTGCGTGGAAAATGTGTGCTGAGCGCTGCCCCCGGTGGTGACGCTGCCGTGCTGTGTTCTGCAGTGATGCAGCACATTAGCCAGCTGCTGGTGGCCTGGGACCAGAGGAGGCACAGACTGTGGCGGAAGGGCAAGTGCACCGGGGAGCCGGCCGAGGGTAGGGTGCCCCCTGTCTGCAGAGGCACATAACATCCCTCTCGCTGCTCTGCGCCTGCCTGACGCCGTGCTGGGCTTCC
The Paramormyrops kingsleyae isolate MSU_618 chromosome 4, PKINGS_0.4, whole genome shotgun sequence genome window above contains:
- the arhgap39 gene encoding rho GTPase-activating protein 39 isoform X1, with product MAERLEWVEIIEPRTRERMYANLLTGECVWDPPQGVRIKRSGDDQWWELFDPNTSRFYYYSAASQRTVWHRPRDCDIIPLAKLQTLKQTADGEPNAASPPRQQRQAPRRRRASADSSPGRGSAVSTSSSLDQELADKQSTITTAEGERTSPFRWNTGTKERMLIKVTDRDPSFLSQQDDGFIPCEGGVGGPSGGGGGTLSCSRRSSGNPDPDSPPVLYPDRRQSPFLKRADLLGSPLSRGEGGGGPFRRPSADSQPPSPRYGYEPPLYEEPPPECQAPPIYEEPPADMRSEALKASPASPARKPQPSSSFFHSPKQAQSPYQHLVLTRQRGSEAAPTLEYSPAGREYVKQLVYVEQSSCSPRFRTVDRPARYQASAGYGAPGGSHTLQHSQSLIRDPRSLPDPEPGEAARSGHQRALYEDAASWASVPGHGGYSPGGHRKRKTRKPSLPPEVLAHCGEVVVGGPDSPRAFAADVAAAQARLAWEAQQVHLMKQRSSWDSGQPGGGGGGDGYESDGAVPLPLPGPVVRAFSEDEALAQHDGHPWKRGAFEKLGFPQALLEKSLSMQTSLASPEPFLHPSQSEDLGACAQFDALRNTRNMMGSASCGVFPEFSLRKPSSETDIENWASKHFNKHTQGLFRRKVSIANMLAWSSEPIKKPMIVTSDRTVKKEAVEIFKLIQMYMGDRRTKLEPLSVALEIVVRGWSCQGLRDELYIQLCRQTTENFRYDSLERGWELMAICLAFFPPTPKFHSYLEGYIYRHMDPLNDTKVMQHISQLLVAWDQRRHRLWRKGKCTGEPAEGVAISSYAKYCHRKLQKAALTGAKKGLQKPSLEEIAHACTAIFSPSMFGSTLEEVMALQRDLYPDRQLPWVQTRLSEEVLGLNGDQTEGIFRVPGDIDEVNALKLQVDQWKVPTGLEDPHIPASLLKLWYRELEEPLIPHEFYEDCVSNYDSPEAAVGVVLGLPHINKLVLCYLIRFLQVFAQPANVAITKMDINNLAMVMAPNCLRCQSDDPRIIFENTRKEMSFIRVLIQRLDTSFMDGVL
- the arhgap39 gene encoding rho GTPase-activating protein 39 isoform X2, whose protein sequence is MAERLEWVEIIEPRTRERMYANLLTGECVWDPPQGVRIKRSGDDQWWELFDPNTSRFYYYSAASQRTVWHRPRDCDIIPLAKLQTLKQTADGEPNAASPPRQQRQAPRRRRASADSSPGRGSAVSTSSSLDQELADKQSTITTAEGERTSPFRWNTGTKERMLIKVTDRDPSFLSQQDDGFIPCEGGVGGPSGGGGGTLSCSRRSSGNPDPDSPPVLYPDRRQSPFLKRADLLGSPLSRGEGGGGPFRRPSADSQPPSPRYGYEPPLYEEPPPECQAPPIYEEPPADMRSEALKASPASPARKPQPSSSFFHSPKQAQSPYQHLVLTRQRGSEAAPTLEYSPAGREYVKQLVYVEQSSCSPRFRTVDRPARYQASAGYGAPGGSHTLQHSQSLIRDPRSLPDPEPGEAARSGHQRALYEDAASWASVPGHGGYSPGGHRKRKTRKPSLPPEVLAHCGEVVVGGPDSPRAFAADVAAAQARLAWEAQQVHLMKQRSSWDSGQPGGGGGGDGYESDGAVPLPLPGPVVRAFSEDEALAQHDGHPWKRGAFEKLGFPQALLEKSLSMQTSLASPEPFLHPSQSEDLGACAQFDALRNTRNMMGSASCGVFPEFSLRKPSSETDIENWASKHFNKHTQGLFRRKVSIANMLAWSSEPIKKPMIVTSDRTVKKEAVEIFKLIQMYMGDRRTKLEPLSVALEIVVRGWSCQGLRDELYIQLCRQTTENFRYDSLERGWELMAICLAFFPPTPKFHSYLEGYIYRHMDPLNDTKGVAISSYAKYCHRKLQKAALTGAKKGLQKPSLEEIAHACTAIFSPSMFGSTLEEVMALQRDLYPDRQLPWVQTRLSEEVLGLNGDQTEGIFRVPGDIDEVNALKLQVDQWKVPTGLEDPHIPASLLKLWYRELEEPLIPHEFYEDCVSNYDSPEAAVGVVLGLPHINKLVLCYLIRFLQVFAQPANVAITKMDINNLAMVMAPNCLRCQSDDPRIIFENTRKEMSFIRVLIQRLDTSFMDGVL